From a region of the bacterium genome:
- a CDS encoding Hsp20/alpha crystallin family protein, whose translation MSITRWQPVDSELRPFFTGTWRPLTRMMEEFLNNAQPSEMSLWGPNVDIVENADGFEIHAELPGVKQEEVKITLHDNVLTLSGEKRQEIKENKDNLLRVERNYGRFERSFSLPTTVKPEDVRAQFEDGVLKITLPKAETAKARQIQIETRK comes from the coding sequence ATGTCTATTACCAGATGGCAACCCGTTGATTCCGAACTGCGCCCCTTCTTCACCGGCACATGGCGTCCGCTGACGCGGATGATGGAGGAGTTCCTGAATAATGCCCAGCCGTCCGAAATGTCCTTGTGGGGACCGAATGTGGACATCGTTGAAAATGCGGATGGGTTCGAAATCCATGCCGAACTGCCGGGGGTCAAGCAGGAGGAAGTCAAGATCACCCTGCATGACAATGTGCTCACGCTGTCCGGCGAGAAGCGGCAGGAGATCAAGGAGAACAAGGACAATCTGCTCCGCGTGGAGCGCAATTATGGCCGGTTCGAGCGCAGCTTCAGCCTGCCAACCACGGTCAAACCCGAAGATGTGCGCGCGCAGTTTGAAGACGGCGTGCTGAAGATTACCCTGCCCAAGGCCGAAACCGCGAAGGCCCGGCAGATCCAGATTGAAACGCGGAAGTAA
- a CDS encoding aminodeoxychorismate/anthranilate synthase component II produces the protein MLVVIDNYDSFTYNLVHYLEMLGQTPRVFRNDGISVAQLLALNPDRIVISPGPGAPDGAGISCDVIRAFAGKIPVLGVCLGHQCIAEVFGAAVTRSVSPTHGKPSLIRHDGHGLFSGLPNPFEAMRYHSLIVPSESLPECLIATAWSADGIVMGLSHDSFAVTGVQFHPESILTPDGLSLLKNFLAIEGGRWE, from the coding sequence ATGCTGGTGGTGATAGACAACTACGATTCCTTCACCTACAATCTGGTGCATTACCTCGAGATGCTCGGCCAGACGCCGCGCGTTTTTCGGAATGACGGAATCTCCGTGGCCCAATTGCTCGCGCTGAACCCGGATCGCATCGTAATCTCCCCCGGTCCCGGTGCGCCCGACGGCGCGGGAATTTCCTGCGACGTAATCCGCGCTTTTGCCGGAAAGATCCCGGTGCTCGGGGTGTGCCTCGGGCACCAGTGCATTGCCGAAGTGTTCGGTGCGGCGGTCACGAGGTCGGTCTCGCCCACACACGGCAAGCCCTCGCTGATCCGCCACGATGGCCACGGCCTCTTCTCCGGTCTGCCCAATCCCTTTGAAGCCATGCGCTATCATTCGTTGATTGTCCCCTCCGAAAGTCTTCCCGAGTGCCTGATCGCCACCGCCTGGTCCGCCGACGGAATTGTCATGGGACTGAGCCATGACAGCTTTGCCGTTACCGGAGTGCAATTTCATCCGGAATCCATTCTGACACCCGATGGCCTGAGCCTCCTCAAAAATTTCCTCGCCATCGAAGGTGGCCGGTGGGAATAG
- the gap gene encoding type I glyceraldehyde-3-phosphate dehydrogenase encodes MAIRIAINGFGRIGRLVYRGLFKDPRFEVVVLNDITDAKTLAHLLKYDTTHGRFPGKVESVEDGFLVDGKKLKVLAEKDPAKLPWKEFKIDIVVESTGAKAFRDRKGIQQHIDAGAKKVLLTVPSKDDIDATIVCGVNDQALKPEHILVSNASCTTNCIAPMAKILDESFGLEFGFMTTVHSYTNDQRVLDAPHSDLRRARTAADNIIPTTTGAARTVGKILSNLKGKLDGVSLRVPTVDGSITDLVATLKKDATVESVNAAFKAAAQGPMKGILEYTEDEIVSSDIIGNSHSCIFDSKCTMMLGPRLVKVFGWYDNEWGYSMRCVDLLARMGA; translated from the coding sequence ATGGCTATCCGGATTGCAATTAACGGGTTTGGCCGCATCGGGCGGCTGGTGTATCGCGGCCTGTTCAAGGACCCGCGCTTCGAAGTCGTCGTGCTGAATGATATCACTGACGCGAAGACACTCGCTCACCTGCTGAAGTACGACACCACTCATGGCCGCTTCCCCGGCAAAGTCGAGTCGGTGGAAGACGGGTTCCTCGTGGACGGCAAGAAACTCAAAGTGCTGGCGGAAAAAGACCCCGCCAAACTGCCGTGGAAAGAGTTCAAGATCGACATCGTCGTCGAATCCACCGGGGCCAAGGCCTTCCGCGACCGCAAAGGCATCCAGCAGCACATCGACGCCGGCGCCAAAAAGGTGCTGCTCACCGTGCCGTCCAAGGATGACATCGACGCCACCATCGTCTGCGGCGTCAATGATCAGGCGCTGAAACCGGAGCACATACTGGTCTCCAACGCGTCCTGCACCACCAACTGCATCGCGCCTATGGCCAAGATTCTCGATGAGAGTTTCGGACTCGAGTTCGGTTTCATGACCACGGTGCACTCCTACACCAATGACCAGCGCGTACTCGATGCGCCGCACAGCGATCTCCGCCGCGCCCGCACCGCCGCCGACAACATCATCCCCACCACCACCGGCGCCGCCCGCACCGTCGGCAAGATCCTGTCCAACCTCAAGGGCAAGCTCGACGGCGTGTCGCTGCGCGTCCCCACGGTGGACGGTTCGATCACCGACCTTGTGGCCACCCTGAAAAAGGACGCCACCGTAGAATCGGTGAACGCTGCCTTCAAGGCCGCCGCCCAGGGACCGATGAAGGGCATTCTCGAGTATACTGAAGACGAGATCGTCTCCAGTGACATCATCGGCAACTCGCATTCCTGCATCTTTGATTCCAAATGTACCATGATGCTTGGGCCGCGGCTGGTCAAGGTGTTCGGCTGGTATGACAATGAGTGGGGCTATTCGATGCGCTGTGTCGATCTATTGGCCCGCATGGGAGCCTGA
- a CDS encoding DUF697 domain-containing protein, which yields MSPEHRFKSCDVRKEMMMCDQCRRSEKTIKHYSRLAGLVGMAPIPGADMPLLWGLQGKMIRDISRQFGHEMTPAESGTMVTSLGAGGFLARGLARQFIKLLPGLGWLISGAVAAAGTRVFGRVALNFIRDHYGEAEHVIPGPPPYRQIARG from the coding sequence TTGAGCCCTGAACATCGTTTCAAGTCCTGTGACGTGCGAAAGGAGATGATGATGTGCGATCAATGCAGACGATCTGAAAAGACGATCAAACACTATTCCCGTCTGGCTGGCCTGGTAGGCATGGCTCCGATTCCCGGAGCGGACATGCCGCTGCTGTGGGGCCTGCAGGGAAAGATGATCCGGGATATCAGCCGGCAGTTCGGCCATGAAATGACCCCGGCAGAATCCGGCACCATGGTAACCAGTCTGGGAGCGGGAGGCTTTCTGGCGCGAGGACTGGCGAGGCAATTCATCAAGCTGCTACCCGGCCTCGGTTGGCTGATTTCCGGCGCCGTGGCGGCGGCGGGGACTCGAGTGTTTGGCCGCGTGGCGCTGAATTTCATTCGCGACCATTACGGCGAGGCAGAGCATGTGATTCCCGGTCCCCCGCCCTACCGGCAGATTGCCCGGGGCTGA
- a CDS encoding DUF1232 domain-containing protein, with the protein MPRKRASTAAEQPEGTARKSAAKTPRARKTAARSAESADTPARTPRRTAAARKTAPAAATKRPARPATAPRAEAAREPGSNNAGPNRARRPEPGRRMENGHGNGNGGLPSGKTARDYADAKRALGELWDDITKQTYSTFDSITRRVEKSYEDARKNVTQGDVRYALDKTQSKLKSLKNSGSQAVVRLGKQAKLLYEMLRDAMAGKFKMPWVTVSAITAALLYFVSPLDVIPDFIPGIGWMDDALVISLAISVARMDLRRYIKENQLDPADYGL; encoded by the coding sequence ATGCCCAGGAAGAGAGCATCGACCGCTGCGGAACAGCCCGAAGGAACCGCGCGCAAGTCAGCCGCTAAGACGCCGCGTGCGCGCAAAACCGCGGCCCGCAGCGCCGAATCTGCGGACACTCCGGCTCGCACCCCCCGGCGCACCGCCGCCGCGCGCAAAACCGCGCCCGCTGCCGCCACAAAGCGGCCCGCGCGCCCGGCAACTGCGCCGCGTGCCGAAGCCGCCCGGGAACCCGGTTCCAACAATGCCGGGCCAAACCGCGCCCGCCGCCCCGAGCCCGGTCGCCGCATGGAAAATGGCCACGGTAACGGCAATGGCGGACTGCCCTCCGGCAAAACCGCGCGGGATTATGCCGACGCCAAGCGCGCGCTGGGTGAACTGTGGGATGATATTACCAAGCAGACCTATTCCACGTTCGATTCCATTACGCGCCGCGTAGAGAAGAGCTACGAGGACGCCCGCAAGAATGTCACACAGGGCGACGTGCGCTATGCGCTGGATAAGACCCAGAGCAAGCTGAAGTCTTTAAAAAATTCCGGATCACAGGCGGTAGTGCGACTGGGCAAACAGGCCAAACTGCTTTACGAAATGCTGCGCGATGCCATGGCCGGCAAATTCAAAATGCCGTGGGTGACCGTCTCCGCCATCACGGCGGCGTTGCTCTATTTTGTCAGCCCGCTGGATGTTATTCCCGATTTTATTCCCGGCATCGGCTGGATGGATGATGCGCTGGTGATTTCGCTCGCCATCTCCGTGGCGCGGATGGACCTGCGCCGTTACATCAAGGAAAATCAACTCGACCCCGCTGACTACGGCCTGTAA
- a CDS encoding ATP-dependent 6-phosphofructokinase yields MRLAILTSGGDCPGLNAVIRAVVRTATDHYRYECVGIKNGWKGAATGEIIPLPTSSVSGILYRGGTILGTSRFNPLKDGETTARILENLTLHHIGAVICVGGDGTLRASHEMVRMGVNVVGVPKTIDNDIAATDVTFGFHTAVQIVTDAIDRLHTTAESHNRIMILETMGRNTGWIALTAGLAGGADLILIPERPFSYDKICTMLAQRHKRKSFSIVVVAEGAFPEGGQAVNIGALDAFGRPRLGGIGHELGQEIEKRLGIECRVTDLGYVQRGGTPAAFDRVLATRFGVAAVEAVANGQFDHFVALRGEQLITIPIAEGIGACKQVDDKLFETAELFFG; encoded by the coding sequence ATGCGACTTGCCATCCTCACCAGCGGCGGCGACTGCCCCGGCTTAAATGCCGTCATTCGCGCCGTGGTACGCACTGCGACGGACCACTACCGGTATGAATGCGTCGGCATCAAGAACGGCTGGAAAGGTGCCGCCACCGGTGAAATCATTCCGCTGCCCACCTCCTCCGTATCCGGCATTCTCTACCGTGGCGGAACGATCCTTGGAACCTCTCGGTTCAATCCCTTGAAGGACGGGGAAACCACCGCGCGCATTCTGGAAAACCTGACACTGCACCACATCGGCGCAGTGATCTGCGTCGGCGGCGACGGCACTCTGCGCGCCTCCCATGAGATGGTGCGTATGGGCGTTAACGTGGTGGGCGTTCCCAAGACCATCGATAATGATATTGCCGCCACGGACGTGACGTTCGGCTTTCACACTGCCGTGCAAATCGTCACGGATGCCATCGACCGCCTGCACACCACCGCCGAGTCCCACAACCGCATTATGATCCTCGAGACGATGGGACGCAACACCGGCTGGATCGCGCTCACTGCGGGACTGGCTGGCGGCGCAGACCTGATCCTGATTCCCGAGCGGCCCTTCTCCTATGATAAGATCTGCACCATGCTCGCCCAGCGGCACAAACGCAAATCGTTCTCGATTGTCGTCGTCGCCGAAGGCGCCTTTCCCGAGGGCGGGCAGGCGGTGAACATCGGCGCGCTGGATGCCTTCGGCAGACCGCGTCTCGGCGGCATCGGCCATGAACTCGGACAGGAGATCGAAAAACGGCTCGGCATCGAATGCCGCGTCACCGATCTGGGCTATGTGCAGCGTGGCGGCACTCCCGCCGCCTTCGACCGTGTGCTCGCCACGCGCTTCGGCGTCGCCGCGGTGGAAGCCGTCGCCAACGGCCAGTTCGACCATTTCGTCGCCCTGCGCGGCGAACAGCTCATCACCATCCCCATTGCCGAGGGCATCGGCGCCTGCAAGCAGGTGGATGACAAGCTCTTTGAAACCGCGGAGCTGTTCTTCGGATGA
- the pabB gene encoding aminodeoxychorismate synthase component I — MGIVADTPGTVLVQRDGADWLLFTRPQNILCAHTLDDVRPLIEEVERCTARGLWAAGFLSYEAAPAFDPALVTHERAVTPLAWFGIYEAPQSLSALPEGAEAFEAGAWISTVTEESYAESLSRIKEYIAGGDTYQVNFTLRLRTGFEGSPWSLFRHLVRNQSPRCAAYVHAGEHVLCSASPELFFRLDGSHITCRPMKGTAPRGLTSAEDALNTRRLQASEKERAENVMIVDMVRNDLSRIAARGSVHVPELFAVERYYTLLQLTSTVAAETHAPLGELLAALFPCASITGAPKVRTMQIIRELETTPRGVYTGSIGYVSPQRRMQFNVAIRTVDIDTAQRTAEYGTGGGIVWDSRTGREYEECLLKAAVLTASRPDFSLLETLLWKPPSGFFLLERHLERLLSSADYFAFRADKQQILAALTAAVEPLEQAPHKIRLQLSEGGAIRVEAELLSRNFKSRRWRVALAGNPIDSHNRFLYHKTTARSVYNAAQAGHPGCDDVLLWNERGDITESTVANVVAQFGRELVTPPVSCGLLAGAYRAHLLAKGRIAERCISKDELRHAERVYLINSVRGWIPVDLAL; from the coding sequence GTGGGAATAGTCGCCGACACTCCCGGCACGGTGCTTGTTCAGCGGGATGGCGCAGATTGGCTGCTCTTCACCAGGCCGCAAAACATCTTGTGTGCGCACACACTCGATGATGTCCGCCCCCTGATCGAAGAGGTCGAGCGATGCACCGCGCGCGGACTGTGGGCTGCCGGATTCTTAAGCTATGAAGCCGCGCCCGCGTTTGATCCGGCGCTGGTCACGCACGAGCGCGCCGTTACTCCGCTGGCGTGGTTCGGCATCTATGAGGCACCGCAAAGCCTTTCCGCTCTTCCGGAGGGAGCGGAGGCTTTCGAAGCGGGAGCATGGATCTCCACCGTTACGGAAGAAAGCTACGCCGAATCCCTTTCGCGGATCAAAGAATATATCGCGGGCGGCGACACCTATCAGGTCAACTTTACGCTGCGGCTGCGAACGGGGTTTGAGGGCAGTCCGTGGTCCCTGTTCCGGCATCTTGTGCGCAATCAATCTCCGCGCTGCGCCGCCTATGTTCACGCCGGAGAGCACGTCCTCTGCTCCGCATCCCCGGAACTGTTTTTTCGCTTGGACGGCTCGCACATCACCTGCCGCCCCATGAAGGGCACCGCGCCGCGCGGCCTGACCTCCGCTGAAGATGCTCTGAACACGCGGCGTCTGCAGGCCTCCGAAAAGGAACGCGCCGAAAATGTGATGATCGTGGACATGGTGCGCAATGACCTCTCGCGTATCGCCGCGCGGGGCAGCGTGCATGTGCCCGAACTGTTTGCCGTAGAACGCTACTACACTCTGCTGCAACTGACCTCCACCGTCGCCGCCGAGACCCACGCGCCGCTTGGCGAACTGTTGGCCGCGCTGTTCCCCTGCGCGTCCATCACCGGCGCGCCCAAGGTGCGCACCATGCAGATCATCCGCGAGCTGGAAACCACGCCGCGCGGAGTCTACACCGGCAGCATCGGTTATGTCTCTCCGCAGCGCCGGATGCAGTTCAATGTCGCCATCCGCACCGTGGACATTGATACCGCACAGCGCACCGCCGAATACGGCACGGGCGGCGGCATTGTCTGGGATTCGCGCACAGGCCGAGAGTACGAGGAGTGCCTGCTCAAGGCCGCCGTGCTGACGGCGTCGCGCCCCGACTTCTCGCTGCTCGAAACTCTGCTCTGGAAGCCGCCTTCCGGATTCTTCCTGCTGGAGCGGCATCTCGAACGTCTTCTGTCCTCGGCGGACTACTTCGCTTTCCGCGCCGACAAACAACAGATTCTTGCTGCCCTTACTGCGGCGGTGGAGCCTCTGGAACAGGCCCCGCACAAGATCCGTCTGCAACTTTCCGAAGGTGGCGCGATCCGCGTGGAGGCGGAGCTACTCTCCAGAAATTTCAAGTCCCGCCGCTGGCGCGTGGCTCTGGCAGGCAACCCCATCGATTCGCACAACCGTTTCCTCTACCACAAGACCACAGCACGATCTGTGTACAATGCCGCGCAGGCCGGGCATCCCGGTTGCGACGACGTTTTGCTGTGGAATGAGCGCGGCGACATCACCGAATCTACCGTCGCCAATGTGGTGGCACAGTTTGGACGCGAGTTGGTTACGCCGCCCGTTTCCTGCGGGCTACTCGCCGGAGCTTACCGCGCGCACCTGCTGGCCAAGGGCCGGATTGCAGAGCGTTGCATTTCGAAAGATGAACTGAGGCACGCCGAGCGGGTGTACCTGATCAACTCCGTGCGGGGCTGGATTCCCGTCGATCTTGCCCTCTGA
- a CDS encoding T9SS type A sorting domain-containing protein: protein MKRTFFCVAVVFAAFVVLVPRAEAQWTLDCSTSVTDSGGTQGVLQMRSGSAPQYCYYAMDSLQLKIFTNACQSAAYTYSMTAAERSAYMRYVWATPMDFTGDGINEIILMTYTLSGSVLRSAIKVLDITSGATLLERRNTQISFTCYPYNIGDLNGDGIIECLVNAQYVAGRDLYSEVYDTGVAASGVPTASVAPQTFQLAQNYPNPFNPTTRIEYSIAAPGHVSLEIFNISGQKVTSLVNSYQTPGMHTVEWTGADERGIPQASGSYLYQVSIDGKSSDARKMILLR, encoded by the coding sequence ATGAAACGCACCTTCTTCTGTGTCGCGGTGGTCTTCGCCGCCTTCGTGGTACTCGTCCCGAGGGCAGAAGCCCAATGGACACTCGATTGCAGCACCAGCGTTACCGACAGCGGCGGTACACAGGGTGTCTTGCAGATGCGCAGCGGCAGCGCTCCGCAATATTGCTACTACGCCATGGACTCGCTGCAGCTCAAGATTTTCACCAACGCCTGCCAGTCCGCGGCCTACACCTACTCCATGACCGCTGCCGAGCGTTCGGCCTACATGCGCTATGTGTGGGCTACGCCGATGGATTTCACGGGCGACGGCATCAACGAAATCATCCTGATGACCTATACGCTGTCCGGCTCGGTGCTGCGGTCGGCGATCAAGGTGCTGGATATTACCAGCGGCGCCACGCTGCTGGAACGGCGCAACACGCAGATCTCCTTCACCTGTTACCCTTACAACATCGGCGATCTCAACGGTGACGGCATCATCGAGTGTCTGGTTAATGCGCAGTATGTCGCGGGAAGGGATCTCTACAGCGAGGTCTACGATACCGGCGTTGCCGCATCGGGAGTCCCCACGGCTTCCGTCGCGCCGCAGACGTTTCAGCTCGCGCAGAACTACCCGAATCCTTTCAATCCCACCACGCGGATTGAGTACAGCATTGCCGCGCCGGGACATGTGAGTCTGGAGATTTTCAATATCTCCGGCCAAAAAGTCACCTCGCTGGTGAACAGCTATCAGACCCCCGGCATGCACACGGTCGAATGGACCGGTGCCGATGAGCGCGGCATCCCGCAGGCTTCGGGCTCGTACCTGTATCAGGTTTCCATCGACGGCAAATCCTCGGACGCTCGTAAAATGATTCTGCTTCGCTAA